The genomic DNA ACAAAATCTCCAACTTCAATGCCAAGTGCACGAACATCGTCTGCGTTATGTACTACTTCATCAATGCGCACTTCCATATTATCTTGATTGCGCTCTGCTTTCCCAGCGTTTTTATACACGTGAACTGACGTCTGGTGCATTAAAATCGTTCCAGAATATATTTTCCCCGAAGACGTTTCGTTTTGGCAATATTCACCCTCGATGGAGTTATATTTAAAGCCGCCAATTAAATCTAGTTTTAATCTACCGCTCGGTTTAATTTCTTTTACAATCGCTCCGAGTGTATCAACGTGTGCGGTTAACATTCGATGGTTATTTGTGTCCTTTCCAGGGATAACTGCAATTAGTCCGCCTTTTCTGTTTCGCTTCGTTTCTACATTTGCTTCTTGTAAAAACTTTTCAACAAACGAAATGATTTCATTCGTATTTCCTGAAGGGCTTGGAATTGAGACTAATTGTTTAATTAATTCCATTGTTTTATCTGTATGTGGATATGACAATTGACTATCTCCTTTCATTTAACAACGGTTAATTACTCTCTACTATTATACAGTTTTTTGCATAAAAAACGTAAATTTAAATTTAATCTATAAAAATGACTTAAGGATCATCAGATTTTGGTTAGAAAATTAGTTGTTGTACAAATCATAAATTGGATCATCGTGTAAAAATCTTATTAGAAAATTAAGCTTAGTGAATGTAAAGGTATCTTTACACCCGCTTATTTTATTATTATTATATATGTAAAGATATCTTAACTATCATTTGGAGGGTAGAAATGAGGGTGATTAATCATATTCGGGAAATCCGCCAAAAAAAGGGGATCACTCAAATAAAAATGGCCGAGGATCTACAAGTTACGCGTCAAACTATAAATGCAATTGAAAAACACAAGTATAACCCTAGTTTGGAATTAGCTTTAAAAATAATAGCTTACTTTGAAATGCCAATAGATGAAATCTTTATTTTAGAGGAGGAAGACGAATGAGTATACAAGAAAGAAAAAGTTACGGGACGATTTTAGCGAAGTGGAGCCAATTTTTTATTATTATTTGTACTTTTATAGGTGTTATTTTGGGTTCATTTCTTGTCTATTTCTTTCAAGGAGAATTTCCGTATGAAGTGCTTGCAGGTGGTTTAGTAGTAACTATAATTTTAACAATAATTGAAGTGATGAAGCAGATACGGAAAAAAGATAACCTTCCTGAAGCAGATGAACGAATCATTCACAATGTCTTCCGTTTTTTTGCATACGCTTCACATCTTTCCTTAGCTATTTTATTTATAGCATTGGCAGTTTTCACACTTTTAGGAAAGGAATCGATTTCAATTTTTTATCTATGGATCTTTTTCTTTTCGTATCTTTTGATTGTAGCAATAGGTGCTTTTTTTATTAAAAGAAGGTAATAGGATTTAGAAAAAACAAGTTTCAATAAAGAATAGATTTAGAAAAATTCAATCTTTTAATTGATTTCTTTGACCCGATTGATCACGCTAATCAGTCAAAGCGAAAGTGAATCGAACAGTCGTTCATAAGTTTGTTTGTTAACAGTTAAAGAGGATGTTCGGTTATTATTCCGAACATCCTCGCGATACATTTAGTTGCTTATACCTCATTTTATAATTATTTCTGTTTTCCTTTTAAAGTAATGCCGATTGCTGCACCGTTTCGACTTGAATCGGCGACCCCTTTAAACATTCCTTTTTGATGATCGATTAAAATACTTTGTACGTTTCCGATCGTTGTTGGACTTTGGCCAAAACGGTGTCCCATCTCATTTAATTGCTCTATTATATGAGGAGGGATCTCTTCTTCATATCGATAAGAGCTTAAATTGTTCGTATAAATTCTGGGCTCCTCAACGGCTGCTTTCAGCTCCATATCATACTCAAACGTATTCAGGATCGTTTGTAAAACAGAAGAAATGATTGTTGCACCGCCTGGAGAGCCGACTGTTAACACAGGCTTTTCATCTGCAAAAATAATGGTCGGTGTCATACTGCTTAACGGGCGTTTGTTTGGCTGCACCTCGTTAGCACCGCCAGGGACGGCATCAAAATCTGTCAACTCGTTATTTAAAATAATTCCGTATTCTGGAACTAAAATGCCGGTACCGAATAGCTGTTCAATTGTCGTTGTAAATGAAACGACATTTCCCCATCTGTCTGCAACGGTAAAATGGGTTGTTTCCCCATCTTGACGATCGTCGATCATGTTTGTTACTTCATTATGTGCAGTTGTTTGTTCGTATTTCCAAGGATCACCAGCTGTTACATCGTGATTGACACGATCTAAACTGATTAGTTGCTGACGTTCTTTAATATAGTCATCGTGGAGTAGTCCTTTTAACGGTACATTTACAAATTCAGGGTCACCCGCGTAAGCTGCACGATCAGCATAAGCAAGATGCATTATTTCAGCTAATAAGTGATATTTTTCTACAGATTGAATATCATATTGAGATAAGTTAAAGTCATCAAGAATTTTCAACATTTGCAGAAGGAAAACACCGCCAGAGCTTGGTGGAGGCATACTAGCAATCTTATATCCTTTATACTCCCCCCAAATAGGTTCATCGATTGTAGTGTTGTAGTTACGTAAATCTTCTTTTGTCATTGATCCGCCAAAGTTTTGAACTGTTTCAGCGATTGCAGTTGCAATCTCCCCATGATAAAAAGCATCTGTTCCTTTAGAACGAATTAGTTTAAATGTTTTTGCTAAATCCTTTTGAACGAGAATATCTCCTTCTTCTAAAGGTTTGCCATTAGGTAAAAAAACATCCTTTGCAGCAGTTTGCGATAATTTATCACGATGATCTTTAATTGCATTTGCTAGAACTGAATCAATCGGAAATCCTTTATCAGCTAACTTGATTGCAGGGGTAATAAGCTTTTCTAAAGGGCGAGTACCCCATATATGAAGAGCTTCTTCCAGTCCTTTTAATGTACCGGGAACCCCAACTGCTGATCCGCCAGTCGAACGAATTGAAAAGGGGATTGGTTTTCCGTTTTTGTCTAAAAACATATCTGGGGTTGCACCTGCTGGAGCACGCTCACGACTGTTAATAATTGTCGTCTTTTTTGTTTCATTATCATATACCATCATAAACCCGCCGCCGCCAATACCTGACATCATCGGTTCGACTACGTTCAAGGCAAACTGGATAGCTACTGCTGCATCAACAGCATTTCCCCCTTTCCTTAACACATCTGCTCCGATTTCAGAAGCGAGCGGATGGGCAGTTGCTACCATTCCATCTTTGCCAACGTCTACTTGGCTGTATTTATCATAGTAAACTGGTTGTTTTTTTGCCTCTCCTTTTAAAGGGATCGTTCCCATTAATAATAAGAAACAAACAAAAGTAATGAAGCCAGCTTTCCGCCAATTTCTCATTTTTACTCCTCCTCGTATATTATGTTTAATCTGCATTTAGCAATATTCGGCGTCCTGAATCACTCAGAAGGAATACTGCCTTAATATTTACAATCAGTGGATCCACTGATTGCAGTTATTCTTTATCTACTAGATTAAAAAAAGGTGAAAGCGCAATCAAGAAAAGTGATTAAATATTCGGAATTTTGAGTACAAACACCTAATTTTTTATCATCGTATAGTTCGAACTATACTCTTTTGTTTTCAATCGCTTTATTACAATAAAGCGTTTTAGCTTCAA from Bacillus aquiflavi includes the following:
- a CDS encoding helix-turn-helix transcriptional regulator, which codes for MRVINHIREIRQKKGITQIKMAEDLQVTRQTINAIEKHKYNPSLELALKIIAYFEMPIDEIFILEEEDE
- the ggt gene encoding gamma-glutamyltransferase, giving the protein MGTIPLKGEAKKQPVYYDKYSQVDVGKDGMVATAHPLASEIGADVLRKGGNAVDAAVAIQFALNVVEPMMSGIGGGGFMMVYDNETKKTTIINSRERAPAGATPDMFLDKNGKPIPFSIRSTGGSAVGVPGTLKGLEEALHIWGTRPLEKLITPAIKLADKGFPIDSVLANAIKDHRDKLSQTAAKDVFLPNGKPLEEGDILVQKDLAKTFKLIRSKGTDAFYHGEIATAIAETVQNFGGSMTKEDLRNYNTTIDEPIWGEYKGYKIASMPPPSSGGVFLLQMLKILDDFNLSQYDIQSVEKYHLLAEIMHLAYADRAAYAGDPEFVNVPLKGLLHDDYIKERQQLISLDRVNHDVTAGDPWKYEQTTAHNEVTNMIDDRQDGETTHFTVADRWGNVVSFTTTIEQLFGTGILVPEYGIILNNELTDFDAVPGGANEVQPNKRPLSSMTPTIIFADEKPVLTVGSPGGATIISSVLQTILNTFEYDMELKAAVEEPRIYTNNLSSYRYEEEIPPHIIEQLNEMGHRFGQSPTTIGNVQSILIDHQKGMFKGVADSSRNGAAIGITLKGKQK